In Pseudocalidococcus azoricus BACA0444, a single genomic region encodes these proteins:
- a CDS encoding response regulator: MQTDQQKRILGYFIEEAQEHLTTIETSLMNLQGVVDDPEAMSEMFRAAHSVKGGAAMLGLHSIQQISHKLEDYFKILKEHPVRVDETLETLFLRGFDALRELLDELQSPFGLSEEVANQALSQTEPVFDQLEVHLSGLVSGAPTPAVTLLPIPITPTAIAEPSDGREFVFQTDVPERLRGMLQLFKQADSPEIRQELKAACVSLGQLGEPFDLQAWVNLLEAADGAIANPENSLLALAPTIIKDIKAARDLVLAQQEDEIRLSPEMLALLPVESVLESPLVLEESLPEAVMPMAGLDPIGALEESREFFPSEPDVIAAELTEEAVVWQTTEADLSELDDIFELSGELPPPWPGLDYGFDSTQPVIDADDDLSEFLESTAAAAGASNEMDLSGLFGERTAAVEDLAELGGLDFTSSEPDPLASGGLGEEEVDLATFFAQTTASQPLEPQSLEIPADAAGLGSLIDTLLEGIDQSEANLTADSDFLDTFLAEEITPATLDALTPPDRVEIPTSDWHEATEVAAVLDELIVPAPELSLLGDQENLEQLATSADLEAFMAATADGLLPSPGMVSDQDDILNDLSEISEIFAGRVTATPAPTVDFEDLDALLAEAPPQAPETVADPTPAWDDLESLLEEPVAGPESVPASQLREFDSLLTDLTPNPALSSDPITPALNLRPRATRRSASAGFDQTMRVSVKHLDGLNNLVGELVVNRNALEDNQERLRQFLDNLLYQVQQLGDVSQQMQDLYDRSLLESSLFSGISQPRGLGRESTHDPNHATGVQFDSLEMDRFTGFHTLSQEVIERIVRVREAASDIEYVVDEVEQTTRMFRQVTTQVQESLSRSRMVPFREMATRLPGAVRQIASKCGKQANLEIEGEGILVDKGILERLYDPMTHLINNAIYHGIETPEERRAKGKPEKGTVKIRAFYQGSQTIISVSDDGHGIDSERVKAKAIATGIISASEANHLTRQDIYGLLFRSGFSTKDQADDLAGRGVGMDVVRVSLEEIRGSINTDSTLGKGTTFTIRLPLTLSITKALCCIDNHCRIAFPIDGVEDMLDIPEDRLQVSEEGEQKLAWRDRQLTFRRLTDLLPYRRQISRSNVYGGASHEEDVISVVILRSADDLIALQVDQVIGEQEIVIKQLAGPVPKPMGIAGVTVQGDGRAMAIADILELVDLSLNRLEPGDWGTPMPPLPEEIVKAEPLVLIIDDSITVRELLSMTFTRAGYRVEQARDGQDAWEKLRSGLPCDLVFCDIEMPRMDGLELLSRMQKDPTLSQLPIAMLTSRGADRHRQMAAQLGARGYFTKPYLEEQLLDAANRLLQGEVLVSEPVP; the protein is encoded by the coding sequence ATGCAGACTGATCAGCAAAAGCGCATCTTAGGCTATTTCATTGAGGAAGCTCAAGAGCATTTAACCACCATTGAGACCAGCCTCATGAATTTGCAGGGGGTGGTTGATGACCCGGAAGCCATGAGTGAAATGTTTCGGGCCGCTCATTCCGTTAAGGGTGGGGCCGCCATGCTCGGTTTGCACAGCATTCAGCAAATTTCCCACAAACTAGAAGACTACTTCAAGATCCTTAAGGAGCATCCCGTCCGGGTAGATGAAACCTTAGAAACTCTTTTTTTACGGGGGTTTGATGCCCTACGAGAACTTTTAGACGAACTCCAAAGCCCCTTTGGCCTATCTGAAGAGGTGGCCAACCAGGCCCTGAGTCAAACTGAACCTGTCTTTGATCAGTTAGAAGTTCATCTGAGTGGTTTAGTGTCCGGCGCACCCACACCTGCCGTTACTCTGCTTCCCATCCCGATCACCCCCACCGCAATAGCCGAACCTAGCGATGGGCGGGAATTTGTGTTTCAAACCGATGTCCCGGAACGGCTCCGGGGGATGTTGCAGCTGTTCAAACAGGCGGACTCCCCGGAAATTCGCCAAGAGTTAAAAGCCGCTTGTGTTAGCTTAGGGCAGTTGGGAGAACCCTTTGATCTCCAGGCCTGGGTCAACCTATTAGAGGCTGCCGATGGAGCCATTGCTAATCCTGAAAATAGTCTTTTAGCCCTGGCTCCCACCATCATTAAAGACATTAAGGCGGCCCGTGATCTCGTCCTAGCCCAGCAAGAGGATGAGATTCGCCTTTCTCCGGAAATGCTGGCTCTCTTACCGGTTGAATCGGTTCTTGAGTCCCCATTGGTCTTAGAGGAGAGTCTTCCAGAGGCAGTGATGCCCATGGCCGGACTAGATCCAATTGGAGCATTAGAAGAATCCAGGGAGTTCTTCCCCTCTGAACCAGACGTGATTGCCGCCGAATTAACGGAAGAAGCGGTGGTCTGGCAGACAACGGAAGCGGATCTGAGTGAGTTAGATGATATTTTTGAGCTTTCTGGAGAACTGCCTCCCCCCTGGCCAGGCCTGGACTATGGCTTTGACTCCACTCAGCCTGTGATTGATGCCGATGATGATCTCTCCGAATTTTTAGAAAGCACGGCGGCAGCAGCCGGAGCTAGCAATGAGATGGATCTCTCGGGTCTATTTGGGGAGAGAACCGCAGCAGTTGAGGATCTAGCTGAGTTGGGCGGTTTAGATTTCACCAGTTCCGAGCCAGACCCCCTTGCCAGCGGTGGCCTGGGTGAAGAAGAAGTTGACCTAGCTACCTTTTTTGCCCAAACAACGGCATCACAGCCCCTAGAACCCCAGTCCCTAGAGATTCCTGCTGATGCGGCTGGTTTGGGGAGCTTGATTGATACCTTGCTGGAGGGCATTGATCAAAGCGAAGCCAATTTAACCGCTGACAGTGACTTTTTAGATACCTTCTTAGCAGAAGAAATTACCCCTGCCACCTTAGATGCTTTGACACCTCCCGACCGGGTCGAGATTCCTACCTCGGATTGGCACGAAGCTACAGAGGTGGCCGCCGTTCTTGATGAACTGATTGTCCCAGCCCCAGAACTTAGCTTGTTGGGGGATCAGGAGAATTTAGAACAACTGGCAACTTCGGCTGATTTAGAAGCCTTCATGGCCGCTACTGCCGATGGACTCTTACCTAGTCCTGGTATGGTTTCAGACCAAGATGATATTCTCAATGATCTGAGCGAAATTAGTGAAATTTTTGCGGGGCGTGTGACTGCTACCCCAGCACCTACGGTTGACTTTGAAGACCTTGATGCCCTTCTAGCTGAAGCTCCGCCTCAAGCCCCAGAGACTGTAGCTGATCCAACTCCGGCCTGGGATGACCTAGAATCGCTCCTTGAGGAACCGGTTGCCGGCCCTGAATCTGTTCCAGCCTCCCAACTGAGGGAGTTTGATTCCCTACTCACCGACTTAACCCCTAATCCAGCCCTCTCCTCCGATCCCATCACCCCAGCCCTCAATTTACGTCCGCGAGCGACTCGGCGTAGTGCCAGTGCAGGCTTTGATCAAACCATGCGGGTTTCTGTCAAGCATTTAGATGGTCTCAACAACCTAGTCGGGGAATTGGTTGTTAATCGGAATGCCTTAGAAGATAACCAAGAGCGGCTCCGACAATTTTTAGATAACCTCCTCTATCAGGTTCAGCAGTTGGGGGATGTCAGCCAACAAATGCAGGATTTATACGACCGTTCCCTCCTCGAAAGCTCTTTGTTCAGCGGCATTTCTCAACCTCGCGGCCTTGGGCGGGAGAGCACCCATGACCCTAACCATGCCACCGGGGTGCAATTTGATTCCCTGGAAATGGATCGGTTCACTGGCTTCCATACCCTTTCCCAGGAAGTTATTGAACGAATTGTTCGCGTTCGAGAGGCTGCCTCCGACATTGAATATGTGGTCGATGAAGTTGAGCAAACAACCCGGATGTTCCGCCAAGTCACCACCCAAGTCCAAGAAAGTTTGAGTCGTTCCCGCATGGTGCCCTTCCGGGAAATGGCCACACGCTTACCGGGTGCCGTTCGCCAAATTGCCAGCAAATGTGGCAAGCAAGCCAACTTGGAGATTGAAGGGGAAGGAATTCTCGTAGATAAGGGGATTCTCGAGCGGCTCTATGATCCGATGACCCACCTAATTAACAATGCCATCTACCACGGGATTGAAACCCCAGAGGAGCGTCGCGCCAAGGGGAAACCAGAAAAAGGAACTGTGAAGATTCGAGCCTTTTACCAGGGTAGTCAGACAATTATTTCCGTCAGTGATGATGGCCATGGGATTGATTCGGAACGGGTTAAAGCCAAGGCCATTGCCACCGGAATTATTTCTGCTTCTGAAGCTAATCACCTGACCCGTCAAGATATTTATGGTCTCCTTTTTCGGTCTGGGTTTAGCACCAAGGATCAGGCCGATGATTTGGCTGGGCGTGGCGTGGGGATGGATGTCGTCCGGGTTAGCCTTGAGGAAATTCGCGGCAGTATCAACACCGATTCCACCCTCGGGAAAGGCACAACCTTCACGATTCGCTTACCTCTGACTCTGAGTATCACAAAAGCCCTCTGTTGTATTGATAATCACTGCCGGATTGCCTTCCCCATTGATGGTGTGGAAGATATGCTAGATATTCCCGAAGATCGCTTACAGGTGAGTGAGGAGGGCGAACAGAAACTGGCCTGGCGCGATCGGCAGTTGACATTCCGGCGATTGACAGATTTACTTCCTTATCGGCGACAAATTAGTCGAAGTAATGTCTATGGTGGAGCCAGTCATGAGGAAGATGTCATTTCTGTTGTCATTCTCCGCAGTGCCGATGATTTGATTGCCCTACAAGTGGATCAGGTCATTGGTGAGCAGGAAATTGTGATTAAGCAACTGGCGGGGCCGGTTCCCAAACCCATGGGAATTGCTGGTGTCACGGTGCAGGGGGATGGGCGGGCCATGGCCATTGCGGACATCCTAGAATTAGTTGATCTCTCGCTCAATCGTCTGGAACCTGGAGATTGGGGAACACCGATGCCCCCTCTTCCGGAAGAAATAGTTAAAGCTGAACCCTTAGTCCTGATTATTGATGATTCGATTACGGTGCGGGAACTCCTCTCGATGACGTTCACACGGGCTGGTTATCGAGTCGAACAGGCCCGCGACGGACAGGATGCTTGGGAAAAACTCCGCTCTGGTTTGCCCTGTGATTTGGTTTTCTGTGATATTGAGATGCCGCGAATGGATGGCCTGGAGTTGCTGTCGCGGATGCAGAAAGATCCTACCTTAAGCCAACTACCGATTGCGATGCTGACCTCACGGGGGGCAGATCGTCACCGGCAAATGGCTGCCCAACTGGGAGCACGAGGCTATTTCACCAAACCTTATTTAGAGGAGCAGTTATTGGATGCGGCAAATCGCTTGCTCCAGGGGGAAGTTTTGGTTTCTGAACCAGTCCCATGA
- a CDS encoding methyl-accepting chemotaxis protein translates to MASSTQYTQEYQKAVTAYIQGNYDQAATIVDKLVITRPDDPNIRLLRGHIYCCQEQYQPAQEQYELVLNLTSDPELINCANESLSKTLELVDIGGANGGNAYEEDWDSDEPTGLQMGHTFIQTNQALSQTESVSAQFQASDSLPEDLSVPAEFSLTSTDEALSGESDLDPFAISIAVEAPKSRNLDWSDIPTDLGAIDGDSDFVGLNFDQGPALEADELDSENEMTMLMPNQPDLSALDSELVVSVGEVSLGNLDNLFGDPFATDIGDGDVFVTETPQAWSEPNSREPSPQPSQPAVEASLETTQDFDFDFDPNALGDMDDLGDLGDIADLEEFDGLEDFDLDNISDLSGDLNDFGQTESLAIDEFATEIQLEGNVPAPEPIANFFAEELDGIAELEFSESISSLVTDSVTPIEELSQTEVTPSELGLDLDWDEEPAIARSSELELPGEIQSEPDSDYLEDFFADNLADDSGIALDFEADAALLSLDGESGQPNGEAAETAVYFATEPGLETQALPEAELTQSPLPGLDVVDLLEFTDTDIPLELEETSDEDDLTAFLETPEPNSESGSSPSSLDLDSIPSALEEDGEDLFGDYFAAQPTPGTAWEESEEVDPIFMNATDTAEPPSIPTGSTFADPDAEGAEPNLELLELPELEIFGTGAGEFDFGEVESSESPVGVSPQWEMDTFQASELPLPIDLEGESAARMNETFAIVPEDLDLSAELSQLPDLDFGDNDAPSIAQASAELEDLSAFTQPAPIPIPPPVPSPLLRPVVATTTSLSSSDTSASSFSKRNTTTALTVGVVSALASGLVGLGINQGENVPSALLGGLAGGFAGGVAAYALGRRNVDHIKRCTTDLQAQFNAVITGDISATATVFAPDELGQLATSFNTMTQSIQGVMAESQQKAEENERQRDDLQRQVIRLLDDVEGAARGDLTVQAEVTADVLGAVADSFNLTIFNLRKIVQQVKVAARQVNKGATDNETFARSLSSDALRQAEELAVTLNSVQMMTNAIQRVAESAKEANLVARNATEAALKGGEAVERTVAGILQIRETVAETTRKVKHLAESSQEISKIVGLISQISARTNLLALNASIEAARAGESGKGFAIVADEVRQLADRAAKSSKEIEQIVLQIQSETGAVMTAMEEGTQQVIEGTRRAEQAKHSLEDIIQVSSQIDSLVRSITSATVEQTETARSMAHVMQSVELTAQATSQEAQRVSDSLHNLVTVARDLQSSVERFKVEQTEEQG, encoded by the coding sequence ATGGCATCCAGTACCCAGTACACCCAAGAATATCAAAAAGCTGTGACAGCCTATATTCAGGGGAATTATGACCAGGCTGCGACAATCGTGGATAAGCTGGTCATCACTCGTCCTGATGATCCCAATATTCGCTTACTGCGGGGACATATCTACTGTTGTCAGGAACAATATCAACCAGCCCAAGAGCAATACGAGTTGGTGTTAAATCTGACCTCTGATCCGGAGCTGATTAATTGCGCCAATGAAAGTCTGTCTAAGACCTTAGAACTGGTGGACATTGGGGGAGCGAATGGGGGTAACGCTTACGAAGAAGACTGGGATAGTGATGAACCCACCGGATTGCAAATGGGCCATACCTTTATCCAAACTAACCAGGCCCTCTCTCAGACGGAATCTGTGAGTGCGCAGTTCCAGGCCAGTGACTCTTTACCCGAAGATTTGTCCGTTCCGGCTGAGTTCTCTCTCACCTCAACAGATGAAGCTTTGTCAGGAGAGTCAGACCTAGATCCCTTTGCCATTAGCATCGCGGTAGAGGCTCCCAAGAGTCGCAATCTGGACTGGAGCGATATTCCTACTGATTTAGGAGCGATTGATGGGGATTCTGACTTCGTCGGCCTTAATTTTGACCAAGGGCCAGCCCTGGAGGCTGATGAGCTAGATTCCGAAAACGAAATGACCATGCTCATGCCCAATCAACCAGACCTTTCCGCCCTTGATTCGGAATTAGTGGTTTCGGTGGGAGAGGTAAGTCTTGGGAACTTGGATAATTTGTTTGGGGATCCCTTTGCCACAGATATTGGGGATGGAGATGTATTTGTAACCGAAACTCCCCAGGCCTGGTCTGAGCCAAATTCGCGGGAACCTTCTCCTCAGCCGAGTCAACCAGCCGTTGAGGCTAGCCTAGAAACCACCCAAGACTTTGATTTTGACTTTGATCCCAATGCTTTAGGGGACATGGATGACCTTGGAGATCTGGGTGATATTGCAGACCTTGAAGAGTTTGATGGCTTAGAAGATTTTGATTTAGATAATATCAGTGACCTAAGTGGTGACCTTAACGACTTCGGGCAGACGGAGTCCCTGGCTATAGATGAGTTCGCTACGGAAATTCAGCTTGAGGGAAATGTGCCAGCCCCAGAACCGATCGCCAACTTCTTCGCTGAGGAATTGGATGGGATTGCCGAGCTAGAGTTCTCCGAATCAATTTCTTCTCTGGTCACGGATTCAGTCACACCTATAGAAGAGCTATCTCAGACAGAAGTTACCCCTTCTGAATTGGGTTTGGATTTGGACTGGGATGAAGAACCAGCCATTGCCAGGTCTTCTGAGCTTGAGTTGCCAGGAGAGATTCAGTCTGAACCGGACTCAGATTATCTAGAGGATTTCTTTGCTGATAATCTCGCCGATGACTCAGGAATTGCACTGGATTTTGAGGCTGACGCGGCTCTGTTGTCTCTTGATGGTGAATCGGGTCAACCCAATGGAGAAGCGGCAGAGACTGCTGTTTATTTTGCAACTGAGCCAGGCCTGGAGACGCAAGCACTACCAGAGGCAGAGTTAACGCAGTCCCCATTACCCGGCCTTGATGTCGTAGATTTACTAGAGTTTACAGACACCGATATTCCCCTTGAACTGGAGGAAACCAGTGATGAAGATGACTTAACAGCCTTTTTAGAAACTCCCGAACCAAATTCTGAGTCAGGTTCAAGCCCCTCATCCCTTGACTTGGATTCCATTCCCTCGGCCTTGGAGGAGGATGGCGAAGATCTCTTTGGGGATTATTTTGCAGCCCAACCCACTCCTGGGACAGCTTGGGAAGAGTCAGAAGAAGTGGACCCGATCTTTATGAATGCCACCGATACGGCCGAACCTCCTTCTATTCCTACAGGGAGTACCTTTGCTGATCCGGATGCCGAAGGGGCAGAACCCAATCTCGAACTTCTGGAATTGCCAGAATTAGAGATTTTTGGCACTGGAGCAGGAGAGTTCGATTTTGGCGAAGTGGAGTCTTCCGAAAGCCCAGTTGGGGTATCTCCTCAGTGGGAAATGGATACATTCCAGGCCTCAGAGCTTCCCCTCCCCATTGATCTAGAGGGCGAGTCCGCAGCCCGAATGAATGAAACATTCGCGATTGTCCCTGAAGATCTGGACTTATCAGCGGAGTTGAGTCAATTACCCGATCTAGATTTCGGTGACAATGATGCCCCCAGTATTGCCCAGGCCAGTGCCGAGCTTGAGGACTTGTCAGCCTTTACCCAGCCAGCCCCAATTCCCATACCTCCCCCTGTCCCCTCGCCCCTACTCCGTCCTGTTGTAGCCACCACTACGTCCCTGAGCAGTAGCGATACCAGTGCTTCCTCGTTTAGTAAGCGCAATACCACTACGGCCCTGACGGTGGGGGTTGTCTCTGCCTTGGCCTCTGGGTTGGTTGGCCTGGGCATTAATCAGGGTGAAAACGTCCCCAGTGCCTTGCTAGGTGGCCTGGCAGGGGGCTTTGCTGGAGGTGTTGCTGCCTACGCCTTAGGGCGGCGAAATGTGGATCATATTAAGCGCTGCACTACTGATTTACAGGCTCAGTTTAATGCTGTCATTACTGGTGATATTTCAGCCACCGCTACGGTCTTTGCTCCAGATGAGTTAGGGCAGCTGGCCACCAGTTTTAACACCATGACTCAGTCAATCCAAGGGGTGATGGCCGAGAGTCAGCAAAAAGCAGAGGAAAATGAGCGACAACGGGATGACCTGCAACGACAGGTGATTCGCCTATTGGATGATGTCGAAGGGGCTGCTCGCGGAGATCTGACGGTGCAAGCCGAGGTCACAGCGGATGTTCTGGGGGCCGTTGCTGACTCCTTTAACCTGACGATTTTTAATCTCCGCAAGATTGTCCAACAGGTGAAAGTTGCAGCCAGGCAAGTCAATAAAGGGGCAACGGATAATGAAACCTTTGCTCGTAGTCTCTCTTCCGATGCCTTACGCCAGGCCGAAGAATTAGCGGTGACGCTCAACTCGGTGCAGATGATGACCAATGCCATTCAACGGGTGGCCGAAAGTGCGAAAGAAGCCAATCTCGTCGCTCGCAATGCAACAGAAGCTGCTCTCAAAGGTGGCGAAGCGGTGGAGCGAACCGTGGCCGGGATTCTCCAAATTCGGGAAACAGTGGCGGAAACGACCCGGAAAGTCAAGCATCTCGCCGAGTCATCCCAGGAGATTTCCAAAATTGTCGGCTTAATTTCCCAAATTTCGGCCCGCACCAACCTGTTAGCGTTGAATGCCAGTATCGAAGCCGCTCGGGCTGGGGAATCGGGGAAAGGATTTGCTATCGTTGCAGATGAAGTCCGGCAACTCGCAGATCGGGCTGCTAAATCCTCCAAGGAAATTGAGCAAATCGTCCTCCAAATTCAAAGTGAAACCGGGGCGGTGATGACGGCAATGGAAGAAGGTACTCAACAGGTGATTGAAGGGACGCGGCGGGCAGAACAAGCCAAACACTCCCTGGAGGATATTATCCAAGTTTCCAGTCAGATTGATAGCTTGGTGCGCTCCATTACCAGTGCCACAGTGGAGCAGACGGAAACGGCCCGTTCCATGGCTCACGTGATGCAGTCCGTAGAACTCACAGCCCAGGCCACCTCTCAGGAAGCCCAACGAGTCTCGGATTCTCTGCACAATCTGGTGACCGTTGCCCGAGATCTACAGTCTTCGGTAGAGCGGTTTAAGGTTGAACAAACGGAAGAACAGGGGTAA
- a CDS encoding chemotaxis protein CheW, producing MLSSSDFLADDSQVLDGNFQGLQTPEGDLHLRFSLSSGTELALPAVGVREVIATPPDRITPVPNTSATLLGVLNLRGQVIWVADAGQFLGEEVPINADRPEISIIAIEDEELVVGLAVDQVKGMEWLNPEAIVPPGNISDSMIPFIRGEWIMDEASSQSLKLLDAVAVIRSARWGG from the coding sequence ATGCTGAGTAGCTCAGATTTTTTAGCTGATGATTCCCAGGTTCTAGATGGCAATTTCCAGGGCCTTCAAACCCCCGAGGGAGATTTACATTTACGGTTTTCCCTCAGTTCTGGGACTGAATTGGCCCTGCCTGCCGTTGGCGTTCGAGAAGTGATTGCCACTCCCCCAGATCGGATTACCCCTGTTCCCAATACCTCAGCCACCCTCTTGGGAGTCCTGAACTTACGGGGGCAAGTCATTTGGGTAGCAGATGCTGGGCAATTTTTGGGGGAAGAAGTCCCGATCAATGCCGATCGGCCGGAAATTTCCATTATTGCCATTGAAGATGAGGAATTAGTCGTTGGCCTGGCCGTGGATCAGGTGAAAGGTATGGAGTGGTTGAATCCAGAGGCGATTGTCCCACCTGGTAACATTAGCGACAGCATGATTCCCTTTATTCGAGGAGAATGGATTATGGATGAAGCCTCATCCCAGAGCTTAAAGTTGCTGGATGCAGTTGCCGTGATTCGTAGTGCTCGCTGGGGAGGATAA
- a CDS encoding response regulator transcription factor, with product MSNVLVVEDSAPQREMISELLAKSGMIVALATDGVEALEQVKALQPDIVVLDIVMPRKNGYEVCREIKSDPSTQNVPVIICSSKGEDFDKYWGMKQGADAYIVKPFQPKELIGTIKQLLRGAG from the coding sequence ATGAGTAACGTGTTAGTTGTTGAAGACAGTGCGCCCCAACGGGAAATGATCAGTGAGCTTCTGGCTAAGTCGGGGATGATCGTTGCGTTGGCTACTGATGGCGTAGAAGCACTGGAACAGGTCAAGGCTCTGCAACCCGATATTGTTGTTCTCGATATTGTCATGCCTCGTAAAAATGGCTATGAGGTTTGTCGGGAAATTAAGTCAGATCCGAGTACCCAGAACGTTCCAGTCATTATCTGTAGCTCCAAAGGTGAGGACTTTGATAAGTATTGGGGCATGAAACAGGGAGCAGATGCCTATATTGTCAAGCCCTTTCAGCCGAAGGAATTAATTGGCACAATCAAGCAATTATTGAGGGGAGCCGGGTAA
- the cysH gene encoding phosphoadenosine phosphosulfate reductase, protein MTAVLSPSIDLDQVNQELDGQHPAQILAWALAQFPTGLVQTSAFNVDDLVITDLLYRQLQPAAPIPVLFLETLHHFPETLELVKKAESHYKLDLQVYQIRGVNDRTEFAQKFGESLWDTDVAKFHHLTKIEPLERGLLELGTTAWITGRRRDQAVTRAEMPYVELDKLGRYKINPLAAWTRKQSWIYVAEHGMMYNPLHDQGYASIGDEPLTTPVGEGEDERAGRWRGLGKTECGIHI, encoded by the coding sequence ATGACCGCAGTCCTCAGCCCCTCCATCGATCTAGACCAAGTTAACCAAGAGCTAGATGGTCAGCATCCGGCTCAAATTTTGGCCTGGGCCCTCGCCCAATTTCCCACCGGACTGGTACAAACAAGTGCCTTTAATGTCGATGACTTGGTGATTACAGATCTGCTCTATCGCCAACTCCAGCCCGCCGCTCCAATCCCGGTTCTATTCCTAGAAACCCTCCATCATTTCCCCGAAACCCTAGAGCTCGTTAAAAAAGCAGAGTCTCACTACAAGCTAGACCTACAGGTTTATCAAATTCGGGGAGTCAATGATCGGACGGAATTTGCCCAAAAATTTGGTGAATCCCTCTGGGATACCGATGTGGCCAAGTTTCATCATCTGACCAAAATTGAACCCTTAGAGCGGGGGTTATTAGAGCTGGGGACAACGGCTTGGATTACTGGCCGCCGTCGCGATCAGGCCGTAACCCGGGCCGAAATGCCCTATGTGGAACTAGATAAGCTGGGCCGCTATAAAATTAACCCCTTGGCGGCCTGGACACGCAAACAATCATGGATCTACGTGGCAGAGCATGGAATGATGTATAACCCACTCCACGATCAAGGCTATGCCAGTATTGGCGACGAACCCCTGACAACTCCGGTGGGTGAGGGCGAAGATGAGCGGGCCGGGCGTTGGCGGGGACTAGGCAAAACTGAATGTGGAATTCATATTTAA
- a CDS encoding YggT family protein, protein MNDASVVPLVLTALSNFLQIYLIILLIRVLLTWFPNVDWGNPVFSILAQLTDPYLNVFRNLIPPIGGLDFSPIIAFFLLQFLVQLLSSFSRGGALF, encoded by the coding sequence ATGAATGATGCCTCTGTTGTCCCCTTAGTTCTCACCGCATTGAGTAATTTTCTCCAAATTTACTTAATTATCCTGCTAATCCGCGTCCTTTTAACTTGGTTTCCAAATGTGGACTGGGGGAATCCGGTCTTTTCAATCCTGGCTCAATTAACTGACCCCTATTTAAATGTTTTTCGTAATTTAATCCCCCCCATCGGTGGCCTGGACTTTTCCCCCATCATTGCTTTCTTTCTGCTGCAATTTCTTGTCCAACTTCTCAGTTCGTTCTCGCGGGGGGGCGCGCTGTTTTAA